One window of Hujiaoplasma nucleasis genomic DNA carries:
- the csn2 gene encoding type II-A CRISPR-associated protein Csn2, producing the protein MRIITNYYFDKKMLLDNKIMYQLVVENKKEYYNMIYKLKSQIIEKEEGDFRLSCDNEYIDLFKKAELIIDIFNISNDDRKIQSNLIKYYENELNNTELKIDYYELVTIINQFMLKLKNNIDIKIDYTDELNLKDFLKTVKIKPSIKDDNPIDLLIDYIKYSSELAGIDIIFICNLSSYLEEKEVDDLIKELQLNEINLIMIENKKIDYKHKDVETIIIDKDLCEIHQ; encoded by the coding sequence ATGAGAATTATCACGAATTATTATTTTGATAAGAAAATGTTATTAGATAATAAAATAATGTACCAGTTAGTTGTTGAGAATAAAAAAGAGTACTATAATATGATTTATAAGCTTAAAAGCCAAATAATTGAAAAAGAAGAGGGTGATTTTAGATTATCCTGCGATAATGAATATATTGATTTATTTAAGAAAGCGGAATTAATCATTGATATTTTTAACATAAGTAATGATGATCGAAAGATTCAAAGTAATTTAATTAAGTATTATGAAAACGAGTTAAATAATACAGAATTAAAAATTGATTATTATGAGCTGGTTACCATCATAAATCAATTTATGTTAAAATTAAAGAATAATATCGATATTAAAATTGACTATACAGATGAATTGAATTTAAAAGATTTTCTCAAAACAGTTAAAATCAAACCAAGTATTAAGGATGATAATCCTATTGACTTGCTTATTGACTATATTAAATATTCTTCTGAATTAGCTGGAATAGATATTATTTTTATTTGTAATTTATCATCTTATTTAGAAGAAAAGGAAGTTGACGATTTGATAAAAGAATTACAGCTTAATGAAATTAATTTGATTATGATTGAAAATAAAAAAATTGATTATAAACACAAAGATGTTGAAACTATCATTATAGATAAAGATCTATGTGAAATTCATCAGTAG
- a CDS encoding sialate O-acetylesterase — protein sequence MKKYFTLAPIFHDNMIFQADKTIRVYGKCKKNIEVKINFLNQEEVIKTNSEEFVFELKAEKYQDKGFSFTVSSKKQVETIYNCLIGDVYLFIGGRNITQSLAMSSKQEDYTSFDIRFLDLNKQNQWMVSGRDSIDQISVLSYLFAKNLHQQNRIPLGIIVYGKEDENIFSWSNKNVILNDIEMKNYLNGVFQLKEHHLARDYNFLKKHIFNFSVKSMILYQGENDFQHFHFYEKALSSMIKSFRMEFKDLYLPVHIIQISSFENKHKNYIASSEIRIAQSNLCADKSKVYVVSVVDIDEKDMVSLNKNILSQRLVKLVLEKQYNMGKNALCPQLFSYRQRAGQVDIYVHNNFLALVSKSGQKLGFYYTNNIVDFYPVRDVLIENNQISLKICEDAKEIRYAYDDNPTCDIYTSNGLPLLPFKIVLDQAS from the coding sequence ATGAAGAAATATTTTACATTAGCACCTATCTTTCATGACAACATGATTTTCCAGGCTGATAAGACTATTAGAGTCTATGGAAAGTGTAAAAAAAATATTGAAGTTAAGATTAATTTTTTAAATCAAGAAGAAGTCATCAAAACTAATAGTGAAGAATTTGTTTTTGAATTAAAAGCAGAAAAATATCAAGATAAGGGTTTTTCATTTACGGTTTCTTCAAAGAAGCAAGTAGAAACCATCTATAACTGTTTAATCGGAGATGTTTACCTATTCATTGGTGGTAGGAATATCACACAGTCATTAGCAATGAGTAGCAAACAAGAAGACTATACGAGTTTTGATATAAGATTTTTAGATTTAAATAAACAAAATCAGTGGATGGTGTCTGGTAGAGATTCTATTGATCAAATATCAGTTTTATCATATTTATTTGCTAAAAATCTTCACCAACAAAATCGTATACCTTTAGGTATTATTGTCTATGGAAAAGAAGATGAAAATATCTTTTCTTGGTCTAATAAAAATGTAATTTTAAACGACATTGAAATGAAGAATTATCTAAATGGAGTTTTCCAATTAAAAGAACATCATTTAGCTAGAGATTATAATTTTTTAAAGAAACATATTTTTAATTTTTCTGTAAAATCAATGATTCTTTACCAAGGAGAAAATGATTTTCAGCATTTTCATTTTTATGAAAAAGCTTTATCTTCTATGATTAAATCTTTTAGAATGGAATTCAAAGACTTATATTTACCGGTTCATATTATTCAAATTTCAAGTTTTGAAAATAAACATAAAAATTACATAGCATCTAGCGAAATAAGAATTGCGCAAAGCAATTTATGTGCTGATAAATCTAAAGTATATGTTGTCAGTGTTGTCGATATCGATGAAAAAGATATGGTCAGTTTAAACAAGAATATCCTGAGTCAAAGATTGGTTAAACTCGTTTTAGAAAAACAATACAATATGGGTAAAAATGCCCTGTGTCCACAATTATTTTCTTACCGACAACGTGCTGGTCAGGTAGATATTTATGTTCATAATAATTTTTTAGCTTTAGTATCAAAATCAGGACAAAAATTAGGTTTTTATTATACAAATAATATTGTTGATTTTTATCCTGTTAGAGATGTATTAATTGAAAACAACCAAATTTCACTTAAGATATGTGAAGATGCTAAAGAGATAAGATATGCTTATGATGACAATCCTACATGTGATATTTATACGTCTAATGGATTGCCTTTATTACCCTTTAAAATTGTTTTAGATCAAGCAAGTTAA
- the zupT gene encoding zinc transporter ZupT codes for MILNIAEVGFDTILLAFLVTLFAGLATGIGSILAFYRKKTDATFLSAALGFSAGVMIYVSFIEIFPKAIDSLGGDKTAYIWTTIAFFVGIAIIALIDKMVPSAENPHEMRDVTDLNNESSKKSLMRMGLFSALAIAIHNFPEGLATFMATIESPTLGISIGIAIAIHNIPEGIAVSVPIYYATGDKKKALKYSFLSGFSEPIGAVVGYFLLVLIFGQSDGLMGLIFAGVAGIMVYISLDELLPTAEKYGKHHIAIYGLIAGMIVMASSLVLLAK; via the coding sequence ATGATTTTAAATATAGCTGAAGTTGGTTTTGACACAATACTATTGGCTTTCTTAGTCACATTATTTGCTGGTTTAGCTACAGGGATTGGTTCAATATTAGCTTTTTATAGAAAAAAAACAGACGCTACATTCTTATCAGCGGCTTTAGGTTTTTCTGCAGGTGTTATGATTTATGTTTCGTTTATCGAAATATTTCCTAAAGCCATTGATTCATTGGGTGGAGATAAAACTGCCTATATTTGGACAACCATTGCTTTTTTTGTGGGAATCGCTATTATAGCTTTAATTGATAAGATGGTTCCTAGTGCGGAAAATCCTCATGAAATGAGAGATGTTACTGACTTAAATAATGAATCATCTAAAAAGTCATTAATGCGTATGGGTTTATTTTCTGCTTTAGCCATAGCCATTCATAATTTTCCAGAAGGATTAGCAACCTTTATGGCTACCATTGAATCTCCTACTTTAGGTATCTCAATTGGTATAGCTATAGCTATCCATAATATTCCAGAAGGTATTGCTGTATCAGTGCCTATATATTATGCAACTGGTGATAAAAAGAAAGCCTTAAAATATTCATTTCTATCTGGGTTTTCCGAACCGATTGGAGCAGTCGTTGGATATTTCTTATTGGTTTTGATCTTTGGTCAAAGTGATGGATTAATGGGATTAATCTTCGCGGGTGTCGCTGGAATTATGGTTTACATCTCCTTGGATGAGTTATTGCCAACTGCAGAAAAATATGGTAAACATCATATAGCCATCTATGGTTTAATAGCTGGGATGATTGTTATGGCAAGTTCTTTGGTTTTGTTGGCTAAATAA
- a CDS encoding helicase C-terminal domain-containing protein has protein sequence MKTIKISVKDLVELIYGSGSITNLKDLKNRANEGTEIHSFWQSQYLNEDQKEVVVSETYINDDFEVTISGRIDGLLFRDNHYIVEEIKSTHIDLDKIDEETTPAHLAQAKIYAYIIAKKEELSALEIWLTYVDVESRKAKYLKNYHSFKELEDFYLKTLSDYLDWQDKILKHEDARLSSIQGLNFPFEKYRFNQRRMMAVIYRNIIAKDIAYIEAPTGLGKTIAAIFSALKAIHQPRQKIFYLTAKNDGKRTALETIELLENKGLKAKTVEITAKDSVCFLEKRDCDPKVCPYANGYYSKVFKAIEDIFENESIFSRKVIEKYARKHEVCPFELSLDLSNYSDIVICDYNYVFDPIVHLIRYFEEHVYQPIVLVDEAHNLVSRSRDMYSATINQKAFEDFLDIAHMLKPNPTYQIKEILTIFKQAQNELDKVDFIRQYQINDLLVHKLQSLLVKFDDILSNESLTFGKEEIQELYFLANRFIKMSSFYMDDFVYLLERDQEDILISIKCLNASSFIREVMDEYLESIVFFSATLKPIEYYKNLLTANRGSFNQFSSAFKQTNLLVLAVDNVSTRYHDRDQSIPRIIQTLKSMIQAKQGNYIVYFPSYYYMKQVQTKAFEEIDNVHFISQTRDMTGLERSEMMNQFSENKDQTQVFMFVMGGIFGESIDLVGELLSGVLIVGVGLPALSHYNNVLKAHYDLTFNQGFDYAYTYPGLNKVIQAVGRVIRSETDKGVAILLDDRFTMRKYLRLYPNAWSHLEVCNDPDDVYDMVKSFWDCE, from the coding sequence ATGAAAACAATTAAAATCTCTGTTAAAGATTTGGTTGAACTCATCTATGGTTCTGGTTCGATTACTAATTTAAAAGACTTAAAAAACCGAGCCAATGAAGGAACTGAAATCCATAGTTTTTGGCAAAGTCAATACCTTAATGAAGACCAAAAAGAAGTTGTGGTGAGTGAAACTTATATAAATGATGATTTTGAAGTAACCATCAGTGGTCGTATTGATGGTCTTTTGTTTAGAGATAACCACTATATTGTTGAAGAAATTAAATCAACGCATATTGATTTAGATAAGATCGATGAAGAAACAACGCCTGCTCATTTAGCACAGGCTAAAATATATGCATATATTATTGCGAAAAAAGAAGAATTAAGCGCTTTAGAAATTTGGTTAACCTACGTTGATGTAGAAAGTAGAAAGGCTAAATATTTAAAAAATTATCATTCATTTAAAGAATTAGAAGATTTTTATTTAAAAACATTGTCAGATTATTTAGATTGGCAAGATAAAATATTAAAACATGAAGATGCTAGATTATCTTCTATTCAGGGTTTGAATTTTCCTTTTGAAAAATATCGATTTAATCAAAGAAGAATGATGGCGGTAATTTATAGAAATATTATTGCTAAAGACATCGCTTATATTGAAGCTCCTACAGGTTTAGGTAAAACCATCGCAGCTATTTTTTCTGCTTTAAAAGCCATTCACCAACCAAGACAAAAGATTTTTTATTTAACAGCGAAAAATGATGGAAAAAGAACTGCTTTAGAAACTATTGAACTTTTAGAGAATAAGGGTTTAAAAGCAAAAACAGTTGAAATTACAGCTAAAGATAGTGTTTGTTTTTTAGAAAAGAGAGATTGTGATCCTAAGGTTTGTCCTTATGCTAATGGTTATTATTCAAAAGTATTTAAAGCCATTGAAGATATATTTGAAAATGAATCTATTTTTTCAAGAAAAGTTATCGAAAAATATGCTAGAAAACATGAAGTTTGTCCTTTTGAGTTAAGTTTAGATTTATCAAATTATTCTGATATTGTTATATGTGATTATAATTATGTTTTTGATCCAATTGTTCATTTGATAAGGTATTTTGAAGAACATGTTTATCAACCCATTGTTTTGGTTGATGAAGCCCATAATTTAGTTTCTAGGTCTAGGGATATGTATTCTGCGACGATTAATCAAAAAGCTTTTGAAGATTTTTTGGATATTGCTCATATGTTGAAACCAAATCCTACATACCAGATTAAAGAAATATTAACTATTTTTAAGCAAGCACAAAATGAATTAGATAAGGTTGACTTCATTAGACAATATCAAATCAATGATTTATTGGTCCATAAATTACAAAGTTTATTGGTTAAATTTGATGATATATTATCTAATGAATCATTAACCTTTGGAAAAGAAGAAATTCAAGAACTGTATTTTTTAGCCAATCGATTTATAAAAATGTCTTCCTTTTATATGGATGATTTTGTATATTTACTTGAAAGAGATCAAGAAGACATTTTAATTTCAATTAAGTGTTTAAATGCATCGAGTTTCATAAGAGAAGTGATGGATGAGTATTTGGAAAGTATTGTATTCTTTAGTGCAACATTAAAGCCTATTGAATATTATAAAAATTTATTAACAGCCAATAGAGGATCCTTTAATCAATTTTCTTCTGCATTTAAGCAAACGAATTTATTGGTTTTAGCCGTAGATAATGTTTCAACAAGATATCATGATAGGGACCAATCCATTCCTAGGATAATTCAAACATTAAAATCAATGATTCAAGCAAAGCAAGGCAATTATATTGTATATTTTCCAAGTTATTATTATATGAAACAAGTTCAAACAAAAGCTTTTGAAGAAATAGATAATGTTCATTTCATTAGTCAAACAAGAGATATGACGGGTTTAGAAAGAAGTGAAATGATGAATCAGTTTTCAGAGAATAAAGATCAAACCCAAGTATTTATGTTTGTTATGGGTGGAATTTTTGGTGAGTCAATTGATTTGGTTGGAGAATTATTAAGTGGTGTATTAATTGTCGGGGTTGGCTTACCTGCTTTAAGTCATTATAATAATGTTTTAAAAGCTCATTATGATTTAACTTTTAATCAAGGCTTTGATTATGCTTATACTTATCCTGGGTTAAATAAGGTTATTCAAGCTGTTGGTCGAGTTATTCGTTCGGAAACAGATAAGGGTGTTGCAATTTTATTAGATGATAGATTCACCATGAGAAAATATTTAAGATTGTATCCTAATGCTTGGAGTCATTTAGAAGTATGTAATGATCCTGATGATGTATATGATATGGTGAAAAGTTTTTGGGATTGTGAATAA
- the cas1 gene encoding type II CRISPR-associated endonuclease Cas1: protein MGFRTVVIKKRCKLSYSLNYLIYRGEEEYKINLQEISTLIIESTAVSLTSSLIAELSNRKVNVIFCNNKHNPESQLMPFYGCHNSSLKIKEQLTWTKKTKDEIWKKIVEQKIDAQKQNLELMNCEEKNMLEDYSLKVKIGDVTNREGHAAKVYFNSFFGKDFTRSSGVFINTVLNYGYTILLSHINRYVVSSGYLTQLGIHHKSEYNDFNFSCDLVEPFRPIIDRYAISGEINEENFKKKLSNLDTIKLIIKDQKTNLENGIKIFCSSVFKALNERKPEYIEMYKSYEF, encoded by the coding sequence ATGGGTTTTAGAACAGTAGTTATCAAAAAGAGGTGCAAACTATCCTATTCATTAAATTACTTAATTTATAGGGGAGAAGAAGAATATAAAATAAACCTTCAAGAAATATCTACACTTATCATTGAATCTACTGCAGTTTCGCTTACATCAAGTTTGATCGCCGAACTATCTAATAGAAAGGTAAATGTTATTTTTTGCAATAACAAACATAATCCAGAATCCCAGTTAATGCCTTTCTACGGATGTCATAATTCATCATTGAAAATAAAAGAGCAACTAACATGGACTAAAAAAACAAAGGATGAAATTTGGAAAAAAATTGTTGAACAAAAAATTGATGCTCAAAAACAAAATTTAGAGTTAATGAATTGTGAAGAGAAGAACATGTTAGAGGATTATTCTTTAAAAGTAAAAATAGGCGACGTTACAAATAGAGAAGGGCATGCTGCAAAAGTCTATTTTAATTCATTTTTTGGCAAGGATTTTACTAGAAGTTCAGGAGTGTTCATTAATACAGTTTTAAATTATGGTTATACCATACTTCTTTCACATATTAATAGATATGTTGTTTCAAGTGGATACCTAACTCAGTTAGGTATCCACCATAAGAGTGAGTACAATGATTTTAATTTTTCTTGCGATTTAGTTGAACCATTCAGACCTATTATCGATAGATATGCCATTTCGGGTGAAATTAATGAAGAAAACTTTAAGAAAAAGCTATCTAATTTAGATACAATTAAATTAATCATTAAAGATCAAAAAACTAATTTAGAAAACGGTATTAAAATATTCTGTTCCAGTGTTTTTAAAGCCCTTAACGAGAGAAAACCAGAATATATTGAAATGTATAAGAGCTATGAATTTTAG
- the cas9 gene encoding type II CRISPR RNA-guided endonuclease Cas9 (Cas9, originally named Csn1, is the large, multifunctional signature protein of type II CRISPR/Cas systems. It is well known even to general audiences because its RNA-guided endonuclease activity has made it a popular tool for custom editing of eukaryotic genomes.), protein MENKKVYLGLDLGTESCGWAVTDENYEIIKKSGKHLHGVRKFAQAETAEVRRLKRSSRRRLERRKFRLKILQTLFNDEIIKIDPNFFLRLNNSFFNKDDKDNELGKYSLFNDKLFTDKEYYSKFKTIFHLRQYLMNSTEKEDIRLIYLACHNILKYRGNFLMEGNKIETSSTDYGYIFGVFSDLNESLLDFFGDDLDYWLSVDNNDIDEILNGIKNTTSVNEHFHIFNRILNKDNNKNAKKLLELISDKTVQLKDLLDDDKYKDLEQPKIKFSDAKYDTEIEPILFDMVGDAAEIIFNAKKIYNWFTVKSFLKDSNSISEAKVREYNNHHDDLIKLKKFIRKFYGKREYDKMFRVSDEKIKNYVAYVKTNLINNKKEYVKGCSYDDFLKTLRKLMKDFEEKFGVNTKENAYSDKLAEAEYKQYLELKDKIDNQTILPKQRVTTNGVIPYQLHLNELETILDKASIHYSFLTSIKNEYTVKDKIIELMKFRIPYYIGPLNDTHKDDNDSGFAWIERLEKGKVLPWNFDDKVNVDKSAENFIKRMTRKCTYLKNEDVLPKNSLLYSEYKLLNELNNIQINKEPISVELKTRLINDLFKKHKKVTQKSLLNFLYNEGLIDSKEEILISGIDGDFKNNLSSYISFKKIFGDFESDYNKIEMIEKIIFILTIFEEKGMAIKKIEKDYPSISEQEIKLIKSLNFLGWGNLSKEFLQTKVIRVDNQTGETTSIIDLMRRENINLQQALYDSRYNFIDKINEINGVRDEEKKLSYEELIKDVYVSPGIKRSLWQALKIVDEIKKILNRPIDKFFVEVTRGGGEKGKRTKSRYQQIENLYNSAKKDASEINKMKDILAKYKSDEEKHKLRAEKLFLYFMQLGKCMYSNEPIDLDKLETSEYDIDHIIPRAYLKDDSITNKVLVKRNLNATKTDNYPLDNNIINKMLPYWSKLKDLSLVNDEKFKRLTRNYPLSPDEKGDFVNRQLVFTNQAVKVLNEILIKTNPDSKVIYSKAGNVSDFRNKFDIVKSRLVNDFHHAHDAYLNIVVGNTYNTKFGSNAIIFFRKNNDVGTFTNTEKMFERDVPGAWKKDGETIKMVKKMLSLKDVLVTKMVTERKDDFYDETIYPKGTKAELFPLKSKDNRYKDTDKYGGYKSLKIAYFIIVEHTLKNKRVITIEGIPVIHSYEVKHNNLTLDDVLKDYLKLEDPKVLVSKIKVGTLFKIKDAYANLAGKADNAIITHNSNQLFLNESYINYIKLIEKHSKQYDKITDIKNVEEDSFVLSISKDKNKKNQSLSKEMNLSLFDELISKFSISIYNGLTMGNYYENLIESRDKFVALNVRQQAHSLNQILIMMHCNASTGDLSLFMERASNKGSNKRNKGITNENITIYDESITGFYRKVRWQNQ, encoded by the coding sequence ATGGAAAACAAAAAAGTATATTTAGGTTTAGATTTAGGAACAGAGTCTTGTGGTTGGGCTGTTACAGATGAGAATTATGAAATAATTAAAAAATCTGGAAAGCATTTACATGGGGTAAGAAAATTTGCTCAAGCTGAAACAGCTGAAGTCCGCAGATTGAAAAGATCTTCTAGAAGAAGACTAGAAAGAAGAAAATTTAGACTTAAAATATTGCAAACATTATTTAATGATGAAATTATTAAAATAGATCCTAATTTCTTTTTAAGATTAAATAACTCTTTTTTTAATAAAGATGATAAAGATAATGAACTAGGTAAATATAGCCTATTCAATGACAAACTATTTACTGATAAGGAATATTATTCTAAATTTAAAACTATTTTCCATTTGAGACAATATTTAATGAATTCTACTGAGAAGGAAGACATTCGGTTAATTTATTTAGCTTGCCACAACATTTTAAAATATAGAGGAAACTTTTTGATGGAAGGCAATAAAATTGAAACTAGTTCAACTGATTATGGCTATATTTTCGGTGTTTTTTCTGATTTAAATGAAAGTTTACTAGATTTTTTCGGCGATGATTTAGATTACTGGTTGAGTGTGGATAATAATGATATAGATGAAATATTAAATGGAATTAAAAACACCACTTCGGTTAATGAACATTTTCATATTTTTAATAGAATTTTGAATAAAGATAATAACAAAAATGCAAAAAAATTGCTTGAGCTAATTTCAGATAAAACTGTCCAATTAAAAGACTTATTAGATGATGATAAATATAAAGATTTAGAACAACCAAAAATTAAGTTCTCTGATGCGAAATATGATACTGAAATAGAGCCAATCCTATTTGATATGGTTGGTGATGCGGCAGAAATCATTTTTAACGCTAAGAAAATTTATAATTGGTTTACTGTTAAGAGTTTCTTAAAAGATAGTAATTCTATATCAGAAGCAAAAGTTAGAGAATATAACAATCACCATGATGACTTGATAAAATTAAAAAAATTTATAAGAAAATTCTATGGTAAAAGAGAATATGATAAGATGTTTAGAGTCTCAGATGAAAAAATAAAGAATTATGTGGCGTATGTGAAAACCAACTTAATCAATAATAAAAAAGAATATGTCAAGGGATGTTCTTATGACGATTTTCTAAAGACTTTAAGAAAATTAATGAAAGACTTTGAAGAAAAATTTGGTGTAAATACTAAAGAGAATGCTTATAGCGATAAACTAGCCGAAGCTGAATATAAACAATATTTAGAACTAAAGGATAAGATAGATAATCAAACGATATTACCTAAACAAAGAGTAACAACCAATGGAGTTATTCCGTATCAACTTCATTTAAATGAATTAGAGACTATATTAGATAAGGCTTCAATACATTACTCTTTTTTAACTTCAATTAAAAATGAGTATACAGTCAAGGATAAAATTATAGAACTTATGAAATTTAGAATTCCTTACTACATTGGGCCTCTAAATGATACACATAAGGATGATAATGATTCTGGATTTGCTTGGATTGAAAGATTAGAAAAAGGAAAAGTTTTACCTTGGAATTTTGATGATAAAGTAAATGTAGATAAAAGTGCAGAAAATTTTATAAAGAGAATGACAAGAAAATGTACATATTTAAAGAACGAAGACGTTTTACCAAAAAATTCTCTATTATATAGTGAGTATAAACTCTTGAATGAACTTAACAATATTCAAATAAATAAAGAACCTATCTCAGTTGAACTAAAAACAAGGCTAATTAATGATTTGTTTAAGAAACATAAAAAAGTCACACAAAAAAGTCTTCTGAATTTTCTCTATAATGAAGGATTGATTGATTCAAAAGAAGAAATTTTAATTTCTGGTATTGATGGTGACTTTAAGAATAATTTATCTTCTTATATTTCGTTTAAGAAAATATTTGGCGATTTTGAGAGTGATTATAATAAGATTGAAATGATAGAAAAAATAATATTCATTTTAACAATATTTGAAGAAAAGGGTATGGCTATCAAGAAGATTGAAAAGGATTATCCTAGTATTAGCGAACAAGAAATAAAACTTATAAAAAGTTTAAATTTTCTAGGTTGGGGTAATTTGTCAAAAGAATTTCTTCAAACTAAAGTTATTAGAGTTGACAATCAAACTGGAGAAACGACATCTATTATTGATCTAATGAGAAGAGAGAATATTAATCTCCAACAAGCTTTATATGACTCTAGATATAATTTTATTGATAAGATTAACGAAATAAACGGAGTTAGAGATGAAGAAAAAAAATTATCTTATGAAGAATTGATAAAGGATGTTTATGTGTCTCCTGGTATAAAACGGTCTTTATGGCAAGCTTTAAAAATAGTTGATGAAATTAAAAAAATTCTAAATAGGCCAATAGATAAGTTCTTTGTTGAAGTAACACGAGGTGGCGGTGAAAAAGGTAAGAGAACAAAATCTAGATACCAACAAATAGAGAATTTATATAACTCAGCTAAAAAGGATGCTAGTGAAATCAATAAAATGAAAGATATTCTCGCTAAATATAAGTCAGATGAAGAAAAACATAAACTGAGAGCTGAGAAGTTATTCTTATACTTTATGCAATTAGGAAAATGCATGTATTCTAATGAACCAATTGATTTAGACAAATTAGAAACAAGTGAATATGATATTGACCATATCATACCTAGAGCATACTTAAAAGATGATAGTATAACAAATAAGGTTTTAGTTAAAAGAAACTTAAACGCAACTAAAACAGATAACTATCCTTTGGATAATAATATAATAAATAAGATGTTACCTTACTGGTCAAAGCTTAAAGATTTGAGTTTGGTTAATGATGAAAAATTCAAAAGATTAACAAGAAATTATCCTCTATCACCAGATGAAAAAGGAGATTTTGTTAATAGACAACTTGTTTTTACAAATCAAGCAGTAAAAGTATTAAATGAAATACTTATTAAAACCAATCCTGATTCTAAAGTAATTTATTCTAAAGCAGGTAACGTTTCTGACTTTAGAAACAAATTTGATATTGTAAAATCTAGGCTTGTAAATGACTTTCATCATGCACATGATGCTTATTTAAACATTGTTGTAGGGAATACTTATAATACTAAATTTGGTAGTAATGCCATAATTTTCTTCCGTAAAAATAATGATGTTGGCACCTTTACTAATACAGAAAAAATGTTTGAAAGAGATGTACCTGGTGCCTGGAAAAAAGATGGCGAAACTATAAAGATGGTTAAGAAAATGCTCTCTTTAAAAGATGTGTTAGTCACTAAAATGGTTACAGAGAGAAAAGATGATTTTTATGATGAAACTATTTATCCTAAAGGTACTAAAGCAGAATTATTCCCATTAAAATCAAAAGATAACCGATATAAAGATACAGATAAATATGGAGGTTATAAGTCTTTAAAAATAGCTTATTTTATAATTGTTGAACATACACTAAAAAATAAAAGAGTTATCACTATTGAAGGTATTCCCGTCATACATTCATATGAAGTTAAACACAATAACCTAACATTAGATGATGTTTTGAAAGATTATCTTAAATTAGAAGATCCAAAAGTCTTAGTTTCGAAAATAAAAGTTGGTACATTATTTAAAATTAAAGATGCTTATGCTAATTTGGCTGGCAAGGCTGATAACGCAATCATTACTCATAATTCAAATCAACTATTTTTAAATGAATCTTATATCAACTATATTAAATTAATTGAAAAGCATAGTAAGCAATATGACAAGATTACTGACATTAAAAATGTCGAAGAGGACAGCTTTGTTTTAAGTATTTCAAAGGACAAAAACAAAAAAAATCAGTCATTAAGTAAAGAAATGAATTTGAGTTTGTTTGATGAATTAATTTCTAAATTTAGTATAAGTATTTATAACGGGTTAACAATGGGAAATTATTATGAAAACCTGATTGAATCAAGAGATAAATTTGTAGCATTAAATGTACGTCAGCAAGCCCACAGTCTAAACCAAATACTTATCATGATGCATTGTAATGCATCTACTGGAGATCTATCGCTTTTTATGGAAAGGGCAAGTAACAAAGGTAGTAATAAGCGTAATAAAGGTATTACAAATGAAAATATTACCATATATGATGAATCTATAACTGGTTTTTATAGAAAGGTAAGGTGGCAAAATCAATAA
- the cas2 gene encoding CRISPR-associated endonuclease Cas2 — protein MRTILMFDLPMEKSEEKRNYRKFLKFIKGEGFVMLQKSVYTKFHVNRANLEHEKRLIFSKIPIKGFVSVISITEKQFQTMEHIIGRPKNKEINTTERYIEL, from the coding sequence ATGAGAACAATTCTAATGTTTGATTTACCTATGGAAAAAAGTGAAGAAAAAAGAAATTATAGAAAATTTCTAAAATTTATTAAGGGCGAAGGTTTCGTTATGTTACAAAAATCAGTTTATACAAAATTTCATGTAAATAGAGCTAATTTAGAACATGAGAAAAGATTAATATTTTCAAAAATTCCAATTAAGGGTTTTGTTTCAGTTATTAGCATTACTGAAAAACAGTTTCAAACCATGGAACATATTATAGGAAGACCTAAAAATAAAGAAATTAATACAACTGAAAGGTATATTGAGTTATGA